The Ziziphus jujuba cultivar Dongzao chromosome 12, ASM3175591v1 sequence taattctTCACGTGTCCCTTCTTAACAAAAAGAATTACCATAGGATTAATCATATGCGTTAAtccatatacaaatataattatttgattttgtctaattttaaatttttttaatataaaaaattgggCTATAGGGAAAGCGACAGGCACGTTTTGTGGTAAAAGACACGTTGGCCATGTGAAACTGTCGAGGCAGAATCTAGAATAGGTGTGGGGCATATTAtttgagaataaaaaataatggacctttttttgtttattttttaatttttttttaccatttggaAACTTCTGGAGCTCAAAGACGACGACCAActactaaaacaaacaaaaatttggcATTTgcttactttctttctttttctttttctttgtaatgCGGAATGAATGCGTTCAAAAAGCAAGATGCGGTGAACCTCCTGTATAACTAGAAGGTTCTGTTGGGTGGCCCAACAGGACCAGCCACAAATTTTCCCCATCCatgttttaatttgaatttgtgCCCACTAGAGCCTACTTTATCAAAGCTGCTTCTGGTTCTTCTGCTACACTTTTTGCTTTGTTctactctttttttgtttttggatccTACCAAACCGAATATTAAATCTACTGGAGTCCCACATAAAATGGGCCCCACAATTCCCAAAACAATTCCggcttttcaaaattaaagaccGTTTGGCCCAATCATGGTGTTGAACTTCAATGGATGATGCAATCAGAAAGCTGGTGGGCGTctcttatgttttaaatttctgGTAGCAACAAGCAGACATCAGCATTTAAATCTTGGGGTCGATCACTGTTTCATTCATTATACATACCCTCCACCTccattcttcttcttatctttaatatattatttttttggtaatgatcTTCTTATCTTTAATATGTGTATGCCAGCtcgttgatatatatatatatatatatatttatttattttcccgcTACAATATATCAGcactttttcattattatttattacttattattacAATTCTTTTCAGATAATGCAATGGAGTTCAAATAGATATTTCAGTGGAAAATAcacattttttattgttttggttGACAATAATGTATGGGATTGAGCACTGGTATATAACCAACAGTAAAGCGTAGAGTCACCAAAtactcattttttttaattatattaagttGCAATATATTATTGTAGTTCATGTAACATTAGTTGTCAGGTTATTACTAAACTTACctcatatcaattttttattattatttttcaagccCAACCAATAAAACCATGATATTGcaacctaaaaaataaaaaagctgttTTTGTTAGTCTACTAGCGAGTTTAGATCCTTAAGACGGGCTCAAAGGTTACAGGAAACTTCAGCCCAAATTAGACCCACATTGAAACTGGGCCCAGAAGCAAGCCCAACCTTAACCATCCAGTTCACTCCCGCGATGTTGGATCTGTCATCTCCCTCCTTCGCAACACTAGGGTTTTTGCTTAATGATTCATATccagcagaagaagaaaaaccctAATTTCGGAGAGCGAATTCATATTGCGGAAAATGGCGCTACAGCAGTTTGGTCGCAGCAAGAGCGTGACGAAGCGGTCGAAGAAGTACTTGGAAGAAGCACTGTACAAGAGGCTGTTCAAGGATGGTAGCTCCGAGGTGACCGTTCGGCATCAGCTCAATCAGTTCATCAAAAGCCGCAAACGAGTCTACAAATGGGAGGTCGGGGACACCCTCAAGAAGCTTCGCGATCGCAAGCTCTACTATCCTGCTCTCAAGGTCTGTCTCTGCCCTACATTTCCTCCTAATGTCTATTACTCTATTCATTGTCGAAATGTGTTATTGCTAATTCTATAGCTGATAGAGGAAAACGTAAttatgtggttttttttttttttttttttttttttttgggggggggggggggggcgcaaATTAATGATGAAGATCGGCATTTCGTTGTGAATTTGATGAGATTTTTCAAGCATTGTTCGAATTTGGTTTAACAAGTTGCTATTGTAAATATTCGTTGGATTTAACTCCGCTTTCATGTAGACGTGGGTAATACAATTTACTAGTTAGAATAAAAATCCAGTTTGGGTTCTGAATCCTTTGTTGGctctttatgaaattttatactaCAGCTTTCAGAGACTATGGCTAAAAGGGGAATGAACAAGACAGTTAGTGATCAGGCTATACATCTTGATCTAATTGCCAAAGCACGTGGTATTCCCGCTGCCGAAAATTATTTCATTGGTCTTCCTGAATCTTTGAAAAATCATCTCTGTTATGGGGCTCTACTCAACTGTTACTGCAAGGAATTGATGACTGAAGAAGCTGAAGCTCTTATGGAAAAGATGAAGGAACTCAATCTTCCTTTAAGCTCCATGCCTTATAACAGCATTATGACACTTTATTCAAAAACCGGGCAATCAGAAAAGATCCCGGCCATCATACAAGAAATGAAGGCCAGCAATATTATGCTGGATTCTTATACTTACAATGTCTGGATGCGGGCTCTTGCTGCTGTTAATAACATATCTGGGGTTGAAAGGATTATCAACGAGATGAAGAGGGATGGTCGAGTTACCAGAGATTGGACCACTTATAGCAACTTAGCATCAATTTATGTCGATGCTGGCATGTTTGAGAAGGCAGAAACTGCACTCAAGGAATTGGAGAATAGAAATTCCTGCAGAGATCTGTCTGCTTTTCAGTTCCTAATCACATTGTATGGCCGAACAGGGAACCTgcttgaagtttaccggatatgGCGTTCTTTAAGATTAGCATTTCCTAAAACTGCAAACATAAGCTATCTAAATATGATGCAGGTGTTGGTTAACTTGAAAGATCTGCCAGGTGCAGAGAAATGTTTCAGGGAATGGGAATCTCAGTGCTCTATTTATGATATTCGGGTTGCTAATGTTCTCATTGGAGCTTATGTTAGAGAGAGTTTGCTAGAGAAGGCTGAGGAACTCAAGGAACGGGCCCGCAGAAGAGGGGCCAAACCCAATGCGAAAACATGGGAAATCTTTCTTCATTATTATTTGAAGAATGGAGAATTGGGATTGGCCGTTGATTGTGTTTCCAATGCAGTATCTACTGGCAGGGGGGATGGTGGGAAGTGGATTCCGCCACAAGAAATTGTCAACACCTTTATGGAGCAttttgagcaaaacaaagaTGTAGATGGCGCTGAAGGCTTTCTGGATATTTTGAAAAAGGCTGTAGATACCTTAGAAGTGGAGGTGCTTGAATCATTAATAAGAACTTATGCTGCTGCTGGAAGGAAAAGCCCCATACTGCATCGCCGATTGAAAATGGAAAATGCCGAGGTGAGTGATGCCAGTAAAAAGTTGCTTGAGACTATATGCGTGGAGTGagttttgtttatttcttcCTACTTTTCATCTCAGGGGTTTCAACTTCTggtaaaagttattttaaatgGTCTGTATTTGATTCCATTTTTGCAGTAAAATGTGCTAGTTTTGTGAATTGATGAATAATATAGCCGACAAGGAAGGCCTTTGAACTATTCAATTGAGGATGACTCCTTCGCTGATATAATTTGATTTGCATAGGAGTTATAAATTTGGTTTAACTGTTTGTCACGGCTATTTTGAAGATAATGATTCATTTTTTGGCTGCTTTTAATGCTCCTCAATTTCTCTAGTTCATAACTAGTAATCACAGGAATATTTTAGTAGTTGGAGTTGCAATACTGGACGAATGGTAAGGACTCCAACTCTTGTACTTCTGAAAAGTAAATAGAAGCAAATGCTAATTCATTTGTACTATACTTTCATCTTTACTGAAATTCTGAAGGGTTATTTAACGCTCATAATTGTCGACAGGAATTTGTTGTTTGCAATGCATGTAGGGCTTTCTCGTTTAGTACTTTCAGGATGGAATGGTGGAAGGGTCGGCCAAGTTTAGCTCCATCCACATTCCAcatccttttgagaattgaagaTTTAGCAGTGtaggtttgtttgtttttttttttcttttttggggtggCTTGAGTTTGCAAGAGGTCATTTATAATGGGCTGAGCCTAGTTCATGTCCGGCAAGATAGAAATACATTGCCAATATTGGGTTCTGGTGACTGGATGGGTGGTTCAAAAGTGTCCTCAAATCATATTTTTGGCATAAAAATAAGAGTTATATGTACTTTAGAATCTTGTGGTTATTCTTTTTCAGTTTAGAAGTCAAATGAATAGTGATTTAGTGGCTTGAGTTTCATagtcataattttattttatttgttttctttcttttacattttttttttttttgggaaactcctcttacatttattttactaaaatgATAGATAAATACACTATTCTTTTgatgaattaataattatataattcaaaatttgttgaaaataaaagaaacagatGAAATTAGACAAAATAGAATGGCACAAAGGTGATGGCATGAAACCACCTTAAACCATTCTTTTgcaattcattatattttatatgaaattatacCTTAATGTATCAACCATATAAAATTGTAAggttaaaattttaagttttgaaGAAATTACCTAAATTACAAACTATTCAAATTCTTGCCTCCCGTATGATTTGAACTCGTGTTTTTATGAGCACAAATAGGGGTACTCAACCACTTAAACTAATCTATTTCGtccaaaattttaagtttaacCAGAAATATGCATAAGAtttgtttattataaaatacaataaaataaacataccaTTGATAAAAATTGAACATATCCAttcgaaacaaaaaaaaaaaaaatactcataAATCATGTTAAAAGTTATGTCTAAAAGTAGTCAAAGTTGGGTGTAAATATAAGCACAGCGTTGAATGGACGAAGAAGAAGCAGTCAAAGTCTTTGAATCTGCAAAAATTTCTTTTCGACTTTTTCTCTTATGGAGCCATGTCTGTTCTTCCTAAATTTCTTTATTGGGGATCAAGCCAAGTATGATCACCTCTATCGTACAAGTTTAAAATaggaaattttttatgaaaatattaaaaaatatgaataaaaatttataaaaataataaaaatttattttaaaaaatatttttttttggttaaaattttagaataatttaattaattaattaattatcaaattaattgtaaaatttttaaaaatattaaatagatattatatttttcttaattaatttatagtaaacgataataattataaataaactattattaatgaaaacgtgcaaaaaaatatatatttaataaaaattatttatttatttaaaataaaataattattatattacattatattttataaatattatctaaATACTCATAGAATTTTTAGGTAGTTGAAAATTGTTggtctctttttaatttttattatgagATGGAAAATATAAAaggtaattattaaaatatatatctccttaataatttttatgaaattattaatgtgttaaccataaaaattttgtgttaaataaagttgttttttatgtttagtataatatattatatcatctttttatttttatttgcttaatattattaatttaagtactatcaatatcaattatatataatattgtattttcatattgttattttatgtattatttcccattcttatataatcaactaTTAGTTTGTAATTATGAGATTTTAATGAATCaatcttatacaaaatgtatagcaagtatatatatatatatatatattatcaataaatagaatttattaaagttattcaatttaattcactctattttatttatatcattaaatatttaaaagataatttaaatattaaaaaaaaatattactaaagttaatttggtaaaatagtttactaaacatcaatggtttttataaaaataaaattaaaagaatttcatagatatttcccaaaattttatgaaaatttcaaaaatttacataaaaatttccaaaattttgatgaatattatgaattttttaaccaaattgttaaagatttgatattgatattttgatgaaaatttctataaaaattttaattaaagtttagaaattttaatgaatattatgaaaattctatccGTTTTTATTTGGgatctaaatttttttcaacccttgaaaaaaaaattttaaaaacatttcgatttcaaatatttaaaatcttgCATGGTGCCCCTGCCCTAGCATGTTGAAAAAACTTGCATACAACTATTTTATGgataatataatacaataaatgaataaaataatcagacacttataaatattttatagatcaaaatattttatgttgacataatataattatagattattgaatttaaaatttacataataatatatatttttttttttttgaaacccaAAGGGATAATTCATTGATTAAAATGAGAGATACAAAGGTCAGCTTGAAGAGCATAACTCAGCCACAATGGGCCAACCTCAAGCCAAGATTCATACATACATAAACCCTCAGCATAATTAGCAATTGAGTGGGCAACAGTATT is a genomic window containing:
- the LOC107407484 gene encoding large ribosomal subunit protein mL101 (rPPR4) gives rise to the protein MALQQFGRSKSVTKRSKKYLEEALYKRLFKDGSSEVTVRHQLNQFIKSRKRVYKWEVGDTLKKLRDRKLYYPALKLSETMAKRGMNKTVSDQAIHLDLIAKARGIPAAENYFIGLPESLKNHLCYGALLNCYCKELMTEEAEALMEKMKELNLPLSSMPYNSIMTLYSKTGQSEKIPAIIQEMKASNIMLDSYTYNVWMRALAAVNNISGVERIINEMKRDGRVTRDWTTYSNLASIYVDAGMFEKAETALKELENRNSCRDLSAFQFLITLYGRTGNLLEVYRIWRSLRLAFPKTANISYLNMMQVLVNLKDLPGAEKCFREWESQCSIYDIRVANVLIGAYVRESLLEKAEELKERARRRGAKPNAKTWEIFLHYYLKNGELGLAVDCVSNAVSTGRGDGGKWIPPQEIVNTFMEHFEQNKDVDGAEGFLDILKKAVDTLEVEVLESLIRTYAAAGRKSPILHRRLKMENAEVSDASKKLLETICVE